The Clostridium sporogenes region GGGCATTAGCTGAATTATTTACCATTTCGTTATCAATATCTACATTATTTCCATCTGTTCTCATACTAGTAGAATTATCTACATCTTCTTTAACTTGTCCAAATTCCCAGCCATTATTCATATGTTTTTCCGCAGTAACCTTCATATTTATATTATTCAAATTATCCTTTAAAGTTTCTTCAAAAGTAACATAATGCCTCTTATAACCAGGAGTATTATAATTAGCTATGTTGTTTGAAATAACTCTACCTCTATAAGATGATGCATCCATAGATTTTTTTAAAAGATTATTAACCAATTGACTACTAGACATATCTTCTACTCTCATGTTTTACACTCCCATATTTATTTAATTAAATACAACAATATACATTTTTCCATAATTTATATACAAATTATTTTAAGATAAACTATTTATATACAAATTCCTTCAATTTTATTTTACATTAAGAAGATGATTTTGTACATACATTTTCTTCATGTTAAATGATTTTTTTAAACAAATTTAATTTTGTATTATAACACCCTTTTGATCACTTGTATTTTTTACTTTTATAATATAATTAACCTTATTTTTCAAAAATAACTTTTAAAATGGAAAACTTTATATTTTGAAATTACACATTATAAACATTTTCCTACAAATATTATATAATAACAAAATAGGTTTTACTACCTAATCCTGTCCACTTTAAATATAAATAATTATTATATTTAAAGTATTTATTAGAATTTAACAATATCACATATATATCATTTAACACGCAGGTATATCGAATTATATTTACATATTTATAGACTGGATATTCCTCTATTTCAACTTTGACAAATAAAAAAATTCATAAAACAAGCTCAAATAAAGCATCTTTAATATATCTTCATTAAAGATGCATTTTGTTACTTAGATTTTACATTTTCTAATATTTTTAGTACATCCATAGGGAAATTATTAGTTTGTCGCATTATGGCAAGGGAAGATTGATATAATATATCCGATTTAGCATAATTCATCATTTCTTCTGCTACA contains the following coding sequences:
- the flgB gene encoding flagellar basal body rod protein FlgB — encoded protein: MRVEDMSSSQLVNNLLKKSMDASSYRGRVISNNIANYNTPGYKRHYVTFEETLKDNLNNINMKVTAEKHMNNGWEFGQVKEDVDNSTSMRTDGNNVDIDNEMVNNSANALMYNALVTQANNRLATTRYVINGR